The DNA window GATTGCTCTCCATAATGTCTATGGATTTGGTGACACAATTTCGTATACGCTACCGCCGGTTTTCACCCGTTTATGCCCGGAAACGGAACCGGACGGAGTTGCATGCGGCTACATGAAACTGTGCCGTTTTCCGTCATTCAAAGAGCGGCGGAAAGAGCGGGCGTCACGAACCTTCCAAGGCCGGACCGCGGAAGTTGCGAGGAAGGATCGGCTGCATGGACGGAAAAAACGACGCGAGTGGTGCGCTCAGGAATTCAGATAGTCCTTCCCGATGACCAGGATCACATCGGCATCGTAGGTGATGGCCACATCCTGATCCTGTACCACCCGGTAATCGGCATCGGCATCGAGGTCCTTGGCCACCATGCGGGCGGCGTCCCCGAAACCAGGAGCGTAATAGACGGTGGTCTCCTCGTAAGCGTGGACCGTGTTCCCTATCTTTATCTTGGTGTAGCCCTTTTCGCGCATCAGGTCCGCTACCTTGGCGGCCATGCCCTCCCAGCGTACCCCATTGAGGACCGCGAGGTTCACGGAGGCACGGTTCACCTGCGCCTCCTCGCCCATGCGGCCGAGCAACTCCTGTTTCTCCAGTTCGGCCTGCCTCTCCTCCGGAGTCTTGGTGCTGCAATACTTCTTGATATTTGAGAACAGCTCGGCCGTGGCCTCCGCGTCATGGATGAAATACCAGGGCTGGCCGGGGGCGGGCTCCGGGACGTCTCCCGGGATGGTGGCGAACTCCACGTCCTCTACCTTCATCCCCTGCAAGGCCTCGGCCAGGGTGAAGATGAGATCCGGCTCCAGGGTGGTCTCCAGGTAGCGGACGGCGGTATCCAGGATCTTGAGGAGGGCCTGTATGTCCCGGATGGAAACCGCCTTTTCCATCACCGCCTTGAGAAAGGCCTTCTGGTGCTCGATGCGGTCCAGGTCCCCGCGAGGGAGCTTGCGGCTGCGGACCAGGATGAGGGCCTGCTCCCCGTTGAGCAGGTGATCGCCCTTCTCCAGGTAACCCACCTTGGGGTCGTTGATGGTGATGTCCAGGTGGAAGGGGACGCCGCCTATGGCGTCCACGATGTTCTTGAAGGCCTCAAAGTCCACCTCGACGTAATGGTGGATATCCAGGCCGGTAAGTTCCTCCACCACTTCCACTGCGCCCGCCGGCCCCTTGAAGGAATGGGCGGCGTTTATCTTCTCCGTGCCGTATCCCGGGATGGTCACCTTGGTGTCCCTGGGGATGGAGACCAAGACAGCCCTCTTGGCCTTCACGTTCACCGAGGCTACGATCATGACGTCGCTGCGGGTGTAGCCCTCCTCGCCGGGAACGCTCCCCCGGTCGATGCCTATGAGGAGAAGGTTGAGATTTTCCTCCGGGTCGTGCCACTTGCTCAGCTCGGCAAAGAGGTCCGGGTTGTCCTCAGGGGCTATGACGGCGGGTTGGAAACGCACCCGCAGGTAGTGCTTGGCAGCCCAACCCTTGACGGCGTCGAAGTTCAGGGTTCCGGCTACCAGGCCCCCCAGGAGCACTAGGGCCGCCGTCAACTGGAGGATTCTCTTCATCCTCCTTCTCTTGCGAAGTTTCAACCGTTCCTGTCTCTTCATACGCGCTTAAAATCGCTTTGCGTCTATCAATCCGGCTGTCCAGCCGGGGCCTCAATCTTTCTTGTCTCCTCATACGCGCTTATGACGTTTTTCTCACTGGGTACGGTTCCTTCTCCTTCGAGTTGTACGGACCGCCGAGTCAAGCGAAAAACGCTGACTTTTCAAGCAAGGGTATTATATTACAAGGCGAGGAGGCGGCATCGGATTGAAGTGGCATACCCCTGAGCAACCGGTTGGTCTTCCCGCTCGGCAGCGCGCCTTTCGGTAAGCCCGGGCTCCTTTCATCGGTCTTTTCTCAAACCCGACGTCATTCCTCGGTGAGGTTGTTTTCCTCCACCCGAAATTCCTCCGTAGACAGTTCCTCCTCCAGGCTGCCGATGAGCTTCTCCACCCGGGCCCCGGCCTCGGTCAGCCTTCTTCTGGCCTCGCGGACGAGGCCCACCCCCTCCTCAAACAGCTTCAGGCCCTCCTCCAGCTCGAGGTCCTGTTTCTCCAGCGCCGAGGCGATCTCCTCCAGCCTCCGCATGATGCCCCCGAAGGTCATCTCCTCCACCTTGGCGTCACCCCCGTCATGTCTTCCCCTCACTTCCGGGAACGGCGTACCCTTCTTTCAGCGCCCCTAGTCCGCGGCCTCCTCCCGGCCCCTCACTTCGCAGAAAAGGCGCCCCCGATGCAGGCGCACGTCCACCTCCTCTCCCTCGGCCACCTCCAAGCTGTCCTTGAGTGGCCTGGTCTCCCCGCGGCGGGTGGCGATGGCGTAGCCGCGGGAGAGGACGGCCAAGGGACTCAGGGCATCCAGGCGCGAGGCGGCCAGCTCCAGCCCGTTGGCCTTGCCGGAGAGCAAACCCGACATCCGCGACTTCAGTTCGCCCGACAGGACGCCGGGTTCCCTTTCCCTCCATCTCCACCAAAAATCGAAGGAGGCCCGCAGCTTCGCGTAAGCGTCGCCGATGCGGCGGGGAAGGTCATGGTACTCGCGGGGAAAGCGGACCAGAACCCGGGCGTGCTCCTCCACCCCCTCTCCCTTCCGGCGCAGGGCCCCTCGCATGTTGTTCAGGAGCAGGGTTTCCCCTTCCGCCAGGCGCTGCCTGGCCTCCCCCAGGACCACCTCGCCGTCCCGGAGGGACCGCCGGGAGGCCAGGAGGGAGAGGTCCCTCTCCCGGCGGTGCAACATGCGACGCAGGGCGGCCTCCAGCGAGGTCCCCCTCTCCCTCAAGAGGGTGAGGACCTCCGCGGAGGAAGGGACCGCCGCCTCGGCCGCCCCGGTGGGTGTGCTGGCGCGATGGTCGGCGGCCAGGTCGGCCAGGGTGAGGTCCGGCTCGTGCCCCACCCCGGTGACTACGGGAATGGAGGAGTTCCTGATGGCCCTGACCACTTCCTCGGTGTTGAAGGGCTGGAGGTCCTCCAGGGACCCCCCTCCCCGGGCCAGGATAAGGACGTCCACCGGGCACGACCGGTTGAACACCCCGATGGCGGAGACGATGTCCCCCACCGCTTCCTCGCCCTGGACCCGCACTCCTCGCACCAGTACGCGGCAGCAGGGATACCGGCGGGTCAGGTTGATGATCACGTCGCGGACGGCCGCCCCCTCCAGGCTGGTTATGAGGCCGATGGACTCGGGGTAAGGGGGAAGGGGCCGCTTGAGCCTCTCGTCGAAGAGCCCCTCGGCGGAGAGCTTGCGCATAAGACGGAAGAATTCCCGGCGGAGCCTTCCCTCCCCCGCTTCCTGTACCTGTTGGACGTTCATGCGGTACTGCCCCCGGCGCACGTAGATGCCCAGGCGTCCGCGGGCCAGCGCCCGCATGCCCTCCCGCAGGATGGAGGAAGCCTCCTTCGCCGCCTCGCCGAACATCACGCAGGGTAGCACCGCCTCCTCCTCGGAGAGGCTGAAGAAGAGGTACTGGGGATAAGGCCTGAGGTTGGAAACCTCCCCTTCCACCCAGAGGACCACCTCCTGGAGGAGGCCGTCGGCCAGGCGGTTCACCTCCCCCACGGTGTAGACCCTCTCCTCGTCCTGTGTTTTCACCTTGCGTCCTTTCCTTCCCGCTCCCCGCCGCGCCACCCCCATTTTATTCCCCGCCTCCGACATCCGGAAATAACTTCTCCTGGACTGAAGGAAAGGTGAACCGGAAGGTGGAAATACATTATGTAGATATGGAGAAGGCGTCGAACAACTAAATGTAGTGCATGCTCCGCTGCCTTGGTGGCGGAGGACTCATGCGGGAGGGCGCCTTGGAGATACTGGCCCTGCTCCTCCTGGGCTTTATAGCCATGCTGGCCATCGTCCCCCCCATCATCAGGGGGAAACTGGAGGACTCGCCCCTGGTGACCACGCAGACCTTCCGGAAGAGCATGCAAGGGATAGCCCATTCCCTCGAACCGCGCCTGGAGCCGAATGTCGCATTACCGGATTACCGCGTGGGCAGCCCGCCATCTGGCAGAGCACGAACCGCCCCGGAAGCCGCCGTGGGAGCCGGCCTGAGAGCCGGCTCCGGCACCGGCGCTCGGATCTCCGAACGGTCCGCATCCCCGCGCGGCGCCGCTCGCATCGACACCCGCAGGTCTTCGGCCCACAAGGCGGCGGTCCGCAGGAACCGCATCTTCGCTTCCTTGACCTTTATGGCGCTGATTTGGGGTATGGCCACCCTCTTCACCGGGAGCCTGTGGTGCCTGGTGATGTTCTCGACAAGCGGCTTCCTCCTCGCCTTCTACTGGGGGCTCACCATCGTCGTACCTTATATCTTGATGCGGAGCGGCGAAGTCCGTCGGGAAAGCTCCGCGGTTCGCGGCGTCCACAGGCGGTATATCGCTTGAGGGAAAGCACGGGCTCAACCCAGCACGCCGGCCCTCCACAACAGGAAGACGAGGGCTCCGTGCCCCAGGAGAAACAGGATAAGATACATAAAGGCGTGGCGCCCGTACTGGGGACGCAGGTAAAAGAAATACAGGGCCACGAAAAACCCCACGAAGGAAGCGATGGCTAAAACCACCAGGATCCCGGACGCCCCTCCCAAGGTCTCCCTGCGGTTGGAGAGCAGGTAGGCGCAGGCGACCATCACGGCAGCCGGAACGAGCATGAGCGCCAGCTGCGGCCAGGTGGGTTGGCTGTCTTTCATCTCTTTCCTCCTTTTTCCAGGTCAATTTTCGACGACGGCGTCTCCGCGCGTCTCGACTGTTTCAGGGCGGAATCCCGACCATTCGGTTTCCACTTTTTCCCGGCTCCTTGAATCTCCGTTGACCCGCTGACCGCCTTCACCTCACCGCGGGTTCTCTCCCCGCGTCCAGCAAGCGGAGGCTCTCCTCCGCCCTGCCACCGCCACGAAGCCTCCCCAGGAGCGATTTAGCGCCTTCTTTCAGGCCGCCGGACAGGGCCTTTCCGGCCAGGGCCCTGGCGAACTCGCCGGAAATCTTCAACCTTCCCCCACTAAGGCGGGACACGAGCGCCCCTAGCCCTTGTCCCCTTCCCAGCAGGCTTATTCCACCGGCCAGGAACCCCCCTCCGAAGCTCAACAGGGACTCGAGTAACGAGGGGCGCCCACCGGTCGCCGCCCTGAGTACCAGGTCCCCCAGCGCGCCGGCGCAACCGCAAAACAGCATGTAGGCCAGCTTCTGGGAAATCCCGGAAATCCAGGCGCCGGCGTAGGCGGCCACCTGGGCCGCAGCGCCCCCGCCCAGAAGCGAGCCCCCGGAGGAGAGAAATCCCGCCGCCAGTCCCTGGACCGCTCCGCCGGATAAGATGCCGCTGACCAGCAGGCGGCCCATGCCTCCCGTAAGTCCGCCGACCAGGAAGGAGACCAGGAGTCCCCCGGGGGAAACGCCTCTCCCGGTGGCCAGGGAGAAGCCCGAATAGACCAGGAGGTTGGCCATCCCGTGGGCCAGGAAACCCTTTCCGAACCCCAACCACCCCAGGTTGGCCCACCCCGCAGCGGCCGCGGGTGCCAGGCAGGAAAAGAGCAGGCATCCGCCGGCGGCCGCTCCTCCGATGGCCAGGGAACCAAGAAAGCACCCGAGGAAGGAAAAGGAATCCCCCGAGGCGGAGGCGTAATAGACGGCGTATCCCAGCGAGGTCGCCCCACCCACCACGCAGGCGGTCAACACGGAGGCCAAGGACAGGCCCAGGAGCAGCCCCAGGCCCGCCACCGCCAGGCAGATGGCCGCCGCCGCCGCCAGTCCAGCCAGCACGGCTTGCACGAAACGGTTGGAAAGTACGGCCTTCAGCGCCCTCCCGGCCGCGCCCAGGAGGGGGGAGAGCCAGGGCTCCAGGCAGACCCGGTAGAATTTCACCGCCGCCCGGCCCAGGGTTCGGGCCAGGCGGCAAGTCCATTCCCAAGCCACCGCCAGCCCCCGGCCCAGGGTTTTCACCACCGCCCGTGTGCCCTCGACCACCGCCTTCTTCAGAACCCCGAAGCCGCGCTCCACCCAGCCCGGGAGATTGCCGCCACCATGTCGTTCCATGTAGGCCCGCGCGGAACGCGCATCCTCCCAGGGGCCCAGGAAAAGGGAGCGGGGATCGAGGAGGGCGCCCCTCAAGAAGAGCAGGGGATCCACGGCCACGCCCTTGAGAAAAAGCCCGAAATGCAGATGTGGAGCCGGGCTGGAGCGGTCCAGGACCCCGTCGCTCTTGCCGATGACCTGTCCGGCCTCCACCCGTTCTCCCCTGTGGACAGCGGAGCTGCGCAGTGACACGTAGGTGGTCTTGAAGTCTCCCGCGTGCAGGATGCTCACACAGATGCCCAGCGGTGTGCTTCCGGAAAAACTTACCATCCCAGGCGCGGAAGCCCGCACCTCGCTTTCCGGGGCCAGGGCGATGTCGATACCCGCGTGCCCGCCCTCCCCGTAAGGTCCCGTGGAAGGGATGAACCCTTTCACCACCTTTCCCGGTGCCGGCCAAAGAAAGGTGGGGGCCTCCTCCCCGGCCGCCAGGGCCGGGGAGGAAGACACGTGGAAGGAGAATACGAGGAGGGAAATGAGGGGTAAGATGAGGAGGGATAGGGCTGATGCCCGGCATCTGAAGGGTGCCTTTCCGCCCCCTGGGATGCGCGTGCCGTCCTCAAGGCCGGCACCGCCCCCCGAGACCCGCCCTTCCCCTCGCCCCGACCGAAAGGGGCGCGGTTCGGGCGGGCCCGGGATGCGATCCCGCTTCGTGGGGCGGTTCTCCTTCCGGGGAAACATGAGATCAGTAGACCTCCACGGTCAGCGCGGCGCTGTCGGAAAGGCCGCGGGAATCGAATACCTCAAGCACTACCCGGAACCGGGCGGGGATAACAGGGGGATCGTACACATGCTGGACCGTCTTCCCGTGAAGCATGGTCCCGTCGCCGCAGTGCCATACGTAGCCCACGATGTCCCCGTCGGGGTCGGAAGAACCTCCGGCATCCATGCGGACGTACAGGGGAGCGGGACCCCTGAGGGCGGACAGGAAGGCAACGGCACGGGGTGGACGAGAGGCGCTCCGGGAGGCTCCCGCGGAAGCAGGGGATGTCGCG is part of the Actinomycetota bacterium genome and encodes:
- a CDS encoding M23 family metallopeptidase, which encodes MKGFIPSTGPYGEGGHAGIDIALAPESEVRASAPGMVSFSGSTPLGICVSILHAGDFKTTYVSLRSSAVHRGERVEAGQVIGKSDGVLDRSSPAPHLHFGLFLKGVAVDPLLFLRGALLDPRSLFLGPWEDARSARAYMERHGGGNLPGWVERGFGVLKKAVVEGTRAVVKTLGRGLAVAWEWTCRLARTLGRAAVKFYRVCLEPWLSPLLGAAGRALKAVLSNRFVQAVLAGLAAAAAICLAVAGLGLLLGLSLASVLTACVVGGATSLGYAVYYASASGDSFSFLGCFLGSLAIGGAAAGGCLLFSCLAPAAAAGWANLGWLGFGKGFLAHGMANLLVYSGFSLATGRGVSPGGLLVSFLVGGLTGGMGRLLVSGILSGGAVQGLAAGFLSSGGSLLGGGAAAQVAAYAGAWISGISQKLAYMLFCGCAGALGDLVLRAATGGRPSLLESLLSFGGGFLAGGISLLGRGQGLGALVSRLSGGRLKISGEFARALAGKALSGGLKEGAKSLLGRLRGGGRAEESLRLLDAGREPAVR
- the xseB gene encoding exodeoxyribonuclease VII small subunit encodes the protein MTFGGIMRRLEEIASALEKQDLELEEGLKLFEEGVGLVREARRRLTEAGARVEKLIGSLEEELSTEEFRVEENNLTEE
- the xseA gene encoding exodeoxyribonuclease VII large subunit; the encoded protein is MKTQDEERVYTVGEVNRLADGLLQEVVLWVEGEVSNLRPYPQYLFFSLSEEEAVLPCVMFGEAAKEASSILREGMRALARGRLGIYVRRGQYRMNVQQVQEAGEGRLRREFFRLMRKLSAEGLFDERLKRPLPPYPESIGLITSLEGAAVRDVIINLTRRYPCCRVLVRGVRVQGEEAVGDIVSAIGVFNRSCPVDVLILARGGGSLEDLQPFNTEEVVRAIRNSSIPVVTGVGHEPDLTLADLAADHRASTPTGAAEAAVPSSAEVLTLLRERGTSLEAALRRMLHRRERDLSLLASRRSLRDGEVVLGEARQRLAEGETLLLNNMRGALRRKGEGVEEHARVLVRFPREYHDLPRRIGDAYAKLRASFDFWWRWREREPGVLSGELKSRMSGLLSGKANGLELAASRLDALSPLAVLSRGYAIATRRGETRPLKDSLEVAEGEEVDVRLHRGRLFCEVRGREEAAD
- a CDS encoding LCP family protein; its protein translation is MKRILQLTAALVLLGGLVAGTLNFDAVKGWAAKHYLRVRFQPAVIAPEDNPDLFAELSKWHDPEENLNLLLIGIDRGSVPGEEGYTRSDVMIVASVNVKAKRAVLVSIPRDTKVTIPGYGTEKINAAHSFKGPAGAVEVVEELTGLDIHHYVEVDFEAFKNIVDAIGGVPFHLDITINDPKVGYLEKGDHLLNGEQALILVRSRKLPRGDLDRIEHQKAFLKAVMEKAVSIRDIQALLKILDTAVRYLETTLEPDLIFTLAEALQGMKVEDVEFATIPGDVPEPAPGQPWYFIHDAEATAELFSNIKKYCSTKTPEERQAELEKQELLGRMGEEAQVNRASVNLAVLNGVRWEGMAAKVADLMREKGYTKIKIGNTVHAYEETTVYYAPGFGDAARMVAKDLDADADYRVVQDQDVAITYDADVILVIGKDYLNS